One genomic region from Nocardia vinacea encodes:
- a CDS encoding AbrB/MazE/SpoVT family DNA-binding domain-containing protein: MDMVTGRPLAPVIAALLPDDRVERADGEPSTCPALPLPLLHSPLPEAARYRLRPVDTVGRINDQELVDSMGWHPGDRLGWSVRDDLAFLSFDVDGAARITVQWCLRLPAELRHALGIRSGDRVLLAPDPAREILVLFSPRALHGMAQRRITDAGGELR; encoded by the coding sequence ATGGACATGGTGACCGGCCGCCCGCTTGCACCTGTGATCGCTGCGCTGCTTCCCGACGATCGCGTCGAGCGAGCTGACGGCGAACCCAGTACCTGCCCGGCGCTGCCGCTGCCGCTGCTTCACAGCCCGCTGCCCGAGGCCGCGAGGTACCGGCTGCGCCCCGTGGACACCGTCGGGCGCATCAACGACCAGGAGTTGGTCGATTCCATGGGCTGGCATCCCGGAGACCGCCTCGGCTGGTCTGTCCGCGACGATCTCGCTTTCCTATCTTTCGACGTCGACGGCGCGGCGCGGATCACGGTGCAGTGGTGCCTGCGGCTACCCGCCGAACTGCGTCACGCGCTCGGTATCCGGTCAGGCGATCGAGTCCTGTTGGCCCCCGACCCTGCCCGCGAAATCCTCGTTCTGTTCTCACCGAGGGCTCTGCACGGCATGGCGCAGCGCCGCATCACCGACGCGGGCGGTGAGCTGCGATGA
- a CDS encoding alpha/beta hydrolase — protein MASDPGVSEAAAKGQVAAIGKNAAIPFDQVLAELRNIEQPVLYATGLRDIMTPAVVSYTAAEHTGNATLLGYSNAGHAFLFQHAEAFAVQVTNFLDS, from the coding sequence GTGGCCAGCGACCCCGGCGTCTCCGAAGCAGCCGCGAAAGGCCAGGTTGCCGCAATCGGAAAGAACGCGGCAATCCCGTTCGATCAGGTGTTGGCCGAACTGCGAAATATCGAACAGCCAGTTCTGTACGCCACCGGACTGCGCGACATCATGACACCGGCCGTCGTGTCCTATACCGCCGCCGAGCACACCGGCAACGCCACCCTCCTCGGATACAGCAATGCCGGTCATGCCTTTCTGTTCCAGCACGCCGAAGCCTTCGCCGTCCAGGTAACCAACTTCCTCGATTCCTAA
- a CDS encoding site-specific integrase, producing the protein MTDHMTRQANLEAAALLLDRLGLTARDLQDVAIESRTSVPTFAAYIRALYTAMPAGNTRYAYNVYWMKLLDISGWADRRIDEPTVTELQAVVEHFKLSRQRRRNSREGRQTGRMAIAALRYLYRQAEYDGYIRPGTSPAARLVKPRQLPSTRRALPEQVLADIIRVASTTGNDPELDALVLRLHVETACRQGGAIHLRVQDLDATQCVILLREKGGTERWQPVTPTLMAGLLRHARERGASAAEPLLRYRNGRPIQPRRYDYLWRRLRQHLPVVETHGITTHWLRHTTLTWVERNYGKAVAFAYAGHTGASGTVTDIYTRAGIEEVAQALSKLTGEPHPLTCDTNDWTSAASSSPSKATLR; encoded by the coding sequence ATGACCGATCACATGACCCGCCAGGCGAATCTCGAAGCCGCGGCGCTGCTGCTGGACCGGCTCGGTCTCACCGCGCGAGACCTTCAGGACGTGGCGATAGAGTCCAGGACGTCTGTTCCCACCTTCGCCGCCTACATCCGCGCGCTCTACACCGCCATGCCGGCCGGGAACACCCGCTACGCCTACAACGTCTACTGGATGAAGCTTCTGGACATTTCCGGATGGGCCGACCGGCGGATCGACGAGCCCACGGTCACCGAATTGCAGGCCGTCGTAGAACATTTCAAATTGTCTCGCCAGCGCCGCCGCAACAGCCGCGAAGGACGCCAGACCGGCCGCATGGCCATTGCGGCACTGCGCTACCTCTACCGGCAGGCAGAATACGACGGATACATCCGGCCCGGGACAAGCCCGGCAGCCCGACTGGTGAAACCTCGCCAGTTGCCCTCCACCCGCCGCGCGCTGCCGGAGCAGGTATTGGCCGACATCATCAGGGTCGCCTCGACAACGGGCAACGATCCCGAGCTCGACGCGCTGGTGCTGCGCTTGCACGTGGAAACGGCGTGTCGGCAAGGCGGCGCTATCCATCTGCGCGTTCAGGACCTCGACGCGACGCAATGCGTGATTCTGCTGCGGGAGAAGGGGGGAACCGAACGCTGGCAACCGGTGACTCCCACGCTGATGGCGGGCTTACTCCGCCATGCCCGAGAACGTGGCGCATCCGCCGCGGAACCATTGCTGCGATACCGCAATGGACGACCGATCCAACCCCGCCGCTACGACTACTTGTGGCGTCGTCTGCGACAGCACCTTCCAGTGGTGGAAACGCACGGAATCACGACGCATTGGCTGCGACATACGACGCTGACCTGGGTGGAGCGCAACTACGGCAAAGCCGTCGCTTTCGCATACGCCGGGCACACCGGCGCCAGCGGAACAGTCACCGACATCTACACCCGCGCCGGTATCGAGGAAGTCGCCCAAGCCCTCTCGAAACTCACCGGTGAGCCACATCCGCTCACGTGTGACACCAACGACTGGACGTCGGCCGCGTCATCGTCCCCGAGCAAGGCAACGCTTCGGTGA
- a CDS encoding NAD(P)H-binding protein: MRIYLAGATGVIGTRLLPLLIEAGHEVAGMTRSAAKADQVRAAGAEPVVCDVYDLDALIAAVVAFGPDLLMHQLTDLPDDAALLPELAGANARIRSEGTRNLIAAAQAAGSKRFVAQSIAWEPPAGRGAVIQEHEAAVLDIGGVVVKYGQFYGPGTYYESELPDHPRVHVDDAAARTVSLVDAPSGVVVIADPA, translated from the coding sequence GTGCGGATCTATCTGGCCGGCGCGACCGGCGTCATCGGAACGCGGTTATTGCCCTTGCTGATCGAGGCCGGACACGAGGTTGCGGGGATGACCCGGTCTGCGGCCAAGGCCGATCAGGTGCGTGCCGCCGGTGCGGAACCGGTGGTCTGCGATGTGTACGACCTCGACGCGCTCATCGCCGCGGTCGTAGCCTTCGGGCCCGATCTGTTGATGCATCAGCTCACCGATCTCCCCGACGATGCCGCGCTGCTCCCGGAACTCGCCGGTGCGAATGCGCGCATCCGTTCCGAGGGCACTCGCAATCTGATCGCCGCCGCGCAGGCTGCGGGCTCGAAACGCTTTGTCGCCCAGAGCATTGCGTGGGAGCCGCCAGCCGGTCGCGGTGCCGTCATCCAGGAACATGAGGCTGCGGTACTCGATATCGGCGGAGTGGTCGTCAAGTACGGCCAATTCTATGGTCCGGGTACGTACTACGAATCCGAGCTGCCCGATCATCCGCGCGTGCACGTGGATGATGCCGCCGCGCGGACGGTTTCGCTGGTCGATGCGCCGAGTGGCGTGGTGGTTATCGCGGATCCAGCCTGA
- a CDS encoding DUF2637 domain-containing protein, producing MRTRDSSGRCSPVAAAVSITGNAAHAVLHADTQPAVAAAFAVVPPLAVLAAVHGITILLCAHARARLAHLLATLMTLMIAAGAFLLSFTALRELAVSAAVPQQLAWLWPVIVEGSMTESSNHRPARTRPPATLTRTAHPQRPLRPTKSQPAQPLPNPAPTQRSLVHTVTRPRARRRPTTCAHSHSIARLRNGHG from the coding sequence GTGCGCACACGAGATTCTTCTGGACGATGCTCACCCGTCGCCGCCGCGGTCAGCATCACCGGCAACGCCGCCCACGCCGTCCTACACGCCGACACACAACCAGCCGTCGCGGCGGCGTTCGCGGTTGTACCGCCGCTCGCCGTGCTCGCCGCCGTACACGGCATCACGATCCTGCTGTGTGCACACGCCCGAGCCCGGCTGGCCCATCTGCTCGCCACGCTGATGACCCTGATGATCGCCGCGGGAGCATTTTTGCTCTCGTTCACCGCCCTACGCGAGCTCGCCGTCTCGGCCGCAGTCCCGCAACAGCTGGCGTGGCTGTGGCCGGTCATTGTCGAGGGCTCCATGACAGAATCAAGCAACCATCGCCCTGCTCGCACTCGCCCACCGGCAACCCTCACGCGCACAGCTCACCCGCAGCGGCCATTACGACCGACGAAATCCCAACCAGCACAACCACTACCCAACCCAGCCCCGACGCAGAGGAGTCTCGTGCACACAGTGACACGCCCCCGGGCACGACGACGCCCGACCACGTGCGCACACAGCCACTCGATCGCCCGCCTACGCAATGGTCACGGATAG
- the zwf gene encoding glucose-6-phosphate dehydrogenase has protein sequence MTLLEVHGPATPIASAVSLTSTAADASLITEPASLVLFGITGDLARKKLVPAIYDLANRGLLPLAFDLVGFCRNPAGVLEQLRRDVEKYARTGFRAATWDDLVRRISLVPGQFDDPAAFTRLADHLTGLDTSNDKPGNYVFYLSVPPATFAGVCDQLAAAGLNRGSDGWRRVVVEKPFGHDHHSSTILNSALEGVFPASAIYRIDHYLGKETVQNILAFRFANGMFEPLWNNRHIDHVQITMAENIGVQGRAGYYDGVGAARDVIQNHLLQLVALIAMEEPVSLDAESISAEKTKVLSATELLGPFDHTAARGQYARLHDKDGFPADSVTETFAAMTVGVSTRRWAGVPFFIRTGKRLARRTTEIAVVFNPPAHGSGRAHLTPVSNVLTFRVQPDDGIALQIGAKSPGGGMDVREVSLDMNFRSVFDQAPEAYERLIHDVLRGDPTLFPRREEIEWAWRIIDPLLEHWGRSGRPDKYDAGSPGPVSADLMLARTGRSWRRL, from the coding sequence GTGACACTGTTAGAAGTACATGGCCCAGCAACGCCCATCGCGTCCGCCGTATCGCTGACCAGCACCGCGGCCGATGCTTCGCTGATCACCGAACCGGCCTCACTCGTGCTGTTCGGCATTACCGGCGATCTGGCCCGGAAGAAACTGGTGCCCGCGATCTACGACCTCGCCAATCGCGGGTTGCTGCCACTGGCCTTCGACCTCGTCGGATTCTGCCGGAACCCGGCTGGTGTGCTGGAACAACTTCGGCGCGACGTCGAGAAATACGCCCGCACCGGCTTCCGCGCGGCCACCTGGGACGATCTGGTTCGCCGTATCAGCTTGGTGCCCGGGCAGTTCGACGATCCGGCCGCCTTCACTCGCCTTGCAGATCACTTGACCGGACTCGATACCAGCAACGACAAGCCAGGCAATTACGTGTTCTATCTGTCGGTGCCGCCCGCGACCTTCGCTGGAGTGTGTGACCAACTGGCAGCGGCGGGCTTGAACCGCGGGTCCGACGGATGGCGGCGGGTGGTTGTGGAAAAGCCCTTCGGGCATGACCATCACAGTTCGACAATCTTGAACAGCGCGCTCGAGGGCGTGTTCCCCGCCTCAGCGATCTACCGGATCGATCACTATCTCGGCAAGGAGACGGTCCAGAATATTCTGGCTTTCCGATTCGCGAACGGAATGTTCGAACCACTGTGGAACAACCGGCACATCGACCATGTGCAGATCACCATGGCGGAGAACATCGGTGTCCAGGGGCGGGCAGGGTACTACGACGGTGTCGGTGCCGCCCGCGACGTCATTCAGAATCACCTGCTGCAACTCGTCGCGTTGATCGCCATGGAAGAACCGGTTTCCCTTGACGCCGAGAGCATTTCGGCGGAGAAGACCAAGGTGCTTTCGGCAACTGAGCTACTCGGCCCCTTCGACCACACAGCCGCGCGCGGCCAGTACGCCCGGCTACACGACAAGGACGGGTTCCCGGCCGACTCGGTCACTGAGACATTCGCGGCGATGACGGTGGGCGTATCCACACGCCGCTGGGCGGGAGTTCCGTTCTTCATCAGAACCGGCAAACGTCTCGCCCGACGCACCACCGAAATCGCTGTTGTCTTCAACCCGCCGGCCCATGGTTCGGGGCGAGCGCACCTCACACCGGTATCGAACGTTCTGACCTTCCGCGTCCAGCCCGATGACGGCATCGCACTACAAATCGGGGCGAAGAGCCCCGGTGGTGGCATGGACGTTCGGGAGGTGAGCCTGGACATGAATTTCCGCAGCGTCTTCGATCAGGCACCCGAGGCCTACGAACGATTGATCCATGATGTTCTTCGTGGCGACCCAACCCTGTTCCCTCGCCGCGAGGAGATCGAATGGGCTTGGCGCATAATCGATCCCCTGCTCGAACACTGGGGTCGGTCCGGGCGTCCGGACAAGTACGATGCCGGTTCGCCCGGGCCGGTCTCCGCCGATCTGATGCTGGCACGAACCGGACGATCGTGGCGGCGACTGTGA
- the gnd gene encoding phosphogluconate dehydrogenase (NAD(+)-dependent, decarboxylating): protein MRLGFVGLGRMGSNMRERLRAHGLDAIGFDPNSEHSDVPTLEALVNTLPAPRVIWLMVPAGDSTRNVVDELFRILSPGDLVVDGGNSRFSDDKVNAKMLATNGIRYVDCGVSGGVWGLANGYALMAGGDAADIADLMPVFDALRPKGDREDSFVHAGPTGAGHYAKMVHNAIEYGLMQAYAEGYELLAVEDSIVDVRAIMRAWSKGTVVRSWLLDLLSEALSSDPDLSQITGYTEDSGEGRWSVEEAIAHAVPVPVISAALFARFSSRQDDSPAMKAVSALRNQFGGHAVTRPAAPQAV from the coding sequence ATGCGGCTGGGATTTGTCGGACTGGGACGTATGGGCTCGAACATGCGTGAGCGGTTACGTGCGCACGGACTCGACGCGATCGGCTTCGACCCGAACTCCGAGCACAGTGATGTGCCCACGCTCGAGGCACTGGTGAACACCCTTCCCGCACCGCGTGTAATTTGGCTCATGGTCCCCGCCGGAGATTCGACCCGAAATGTGGTTGATGAGCTCTTCCGGATACTCTCGCCGGGAGATCTCGTTGTCGACGGCGGCAATTCACGGTTTTCCGACGACAAGGTGAACGCGAAGATGCTGGCCACCAATGGAATTCGGTATGTCGACTGTGGAGTGTCGGGCGGCGTGTGGGGACTAGCGAACGGCTACGCATTGATGGCGGGCGGCGATGCGGCCGATATCGCCGACCTGATGCCGGTTTTCGATGCCCTGCGCCCGAAGGGCGATCGCGAAGACTCGTTCGTGCATGCCGGACCAACCGGTGCCGGGCATTACGCGAAGATGGTGCACAACGCCATCGAATACGGGTTGATGCAGGCTTACGCCGAGGGCTACGAACTCCTCGCGGTCGAGGACTCCATCGTCGATGTGCGTGCCATCATGCGCGCCTGGTCCAAGGGCACGGTAGTGCGGTCATGGCTGCTCGATCTGCTCTCCGAGGCGCTGTCGAGCGATCCCGATTTGTCCCAGATCACCGGCTATACCGAGGATTCAGGTGAAGGTCGCTGGAGTGTGGAGGAGGCCATCGCCCACGCTGTCCCGGTGCCGGTGATTTCCGCCGCGTTGTTCGCGCGCTTCAGCTCCCGCCAGGATGACTCGCCCGCGATGAAGGCGGTCTCGGCATTGCGAAATCAATTCGGTGGTCACGCTGTAACCCGTCCCGCGGCACCGCAGGCGGTATGA
- a CDS encoding fumarate reductase/succinate dehydrogenase flavoprotein subunit translates to MNIPELSDRIRLDCDVLVIGGGTAGTMAALTAAEAGADVLLLEKAHVRHSGALAMGMDGVNNAVIPGKAEPEDYVAEITRANDGIVNQRTVYQTATRGFAMVQRLERYGVKFEKDEYGEYAVRRVHRSGSYVLPMPEGKDVKKALYRVLRQRKMREKIRIENRLMPVRVLTDAGRAVGAAALNTRTGEFVAVGAKAVILATGPSGRLGLPASGYLYGTYENPTNAGDGYSMAYHAGAELSGIECFQINPLIKDYNGPACAYVANPFGGYQVNAKGERFVDSDYWSGQMMSEVKREIESARGPIYLKVSHLPDETLTTLEGILHTTERPTRGTFHANRGHDYRTHDIEMHISEIGLCGGHSASGVWVDEHARTTVPGLYAAGDLACVPHNYMIGAFVFGDLAGGHAASTLPEVAAPIELPEEQLAAAHELIYRPLQQPDGPPQPQVEYKLRRFVNDYVAPPKTAAKLSIAVETFERMRDEIAEIGARTPHELMRAVEVSFIRDCAEMAARSSLTRTESRWGLYHERADLPQRDDNEWRYHLNLRKNSDGAMEFLKRPVAPYLVPVPGLDDLPSTDTTVVPVAQPELIGGRAPADAPRTARTSTTPPSPRLVSLLALDSPTVQDLSTYLSDADAGVRVAALSVLTENTPEGFTSVLIDALGDDAASVRAAAAASLRELVEVLPDSTGLADRLDSPDPVVRATVVDLLRALRAGTAAQFVVALTDSDHRVRIEAVRALVSLDDWQAVSSAATDENREVRIAVAHGLSAIGGQGTETARALAEDPDPLVRAAALAAFANLGVAQDDTALLVGALAHSAWQVRVGAARGLAGADPDFGVSPLSEALHDPHLDVRKAAVLSLATWPHSGAAQDALKLAIDDTDADVRAYARRALDSARPLS, encoded by the coding sequence GTGAATATTCCCGAGCTATCCGATCGGATCCGGCTCGACTGCGATGTGCTCGTCATCGGCGGCGGCACCGCGGGGACCATGGCCGCACTGACCGCCGCCGAGGCAGGCGCCGATGTATTACTGCTGGAGAAGGCGCATGTGCGGCACTCCGGTGCCTTGGCCATGGGCATGGACGGGGTCAACAATGCGGTGATTCCGGGCAAGGCCGAACCCGAGGACTACGTCGCCGAAATCACCAGGGCCAATGACGGAATCGTCAACCAGCGCACCGTATATCAGACCGCCACCCGCGGCTTCGCCATGGTGCAGCGACTCGAACGGTACGGAGTGAAGTTCGAGAAGGACGAGTACGGCGAGTACGCCGTGCGCCGGGTGCACCGGTCCGGGTCGTATGTGCTGCCCATGCCCGAGGGCAAGGATGTCAAGAAAGCGCTGTATCGCGTACTGCGCCAACGCAAGATGCGCGAGAAGATCCGCATCGAGAACCGGCTCATGCCGGTGCGGGTGCTCACCGATGCGGGTCGCGCGGTGGGTGCCGCCGCATTGAATACGCGCACCGGTGAATTCGTGGCGGTGGGCGCCAAGGCGGTGATCCTGGCGACCGGTCCATCCGGCCGATTGGGGCTGCCCGCGTCGGGTTATCTGTATGGCACTTACGAGAATCCGACCAATGCGGGCGACGGATATTCGATGGCCTACCACGCCGGCGCGGAGCTCAGCGGTATCGAATGCTTCCAGATCAATCCGCTCATCAAGGATTACAACGGACCGGCCTGCGCGTATGTGGCCAATCCGTTCGGCGGGTACCAGGTGAACGCGAAGGGCGAACGCTTCGTCGACTCCGATTACTGGTCCGGACAGATGATGTCGGAGGTGAAGCGCGAGATCGAATCCGCGCGCGGGCCCATCTATCTCAAGGTATCGCATCTGCCCGACGAAACGCTCACCACCCTCGAAGGCATTCTGCACACCACCGAACGCCCCACCCGCGGCACCTTCCACGCCAACCGCGGCCATGACTATCGCACCCACGATATCGAGATGCATATATCCGAAATCGGTTTGTGTGGTGGACATTCCGCATCCGGCGTATGGGTCGACGAACATGCCCGTACTACCGTTCCCGGGCTCTACGCAGCGGGGGATCTCGCGTGCGTGCCGCACAACTACATGATCGGCGCGTTCGTCTTCGGCGATCTGGCTGGTGGCCATGCAGCATCCACACTGCCCGAAGTCGCTGCGCCCATCGAACTTCCGGAAGAGCAGCTGGCGGCCGCACACGAACTGATCTACCGGCCGCTGCAGCAGCCGGACGGCCCGCCGCAGCCCCAGGTCGAGTACAAGCTGCGCCGATTCGTGAACGACTATGTGGCGCCGCCGAAGACGGCCGCGAAACTGTCGATCGCGGTCGAGACATTCGAGCGGATGCGCGACGAAATCGCCGAAATCGGTGCCCGCACACCGCATGAGCTCATGCGCGCGGTCGAGGTCTCCTTCATCCGCGACTGCGCCGAAATGGCGGCGCGCAGTTCACTGACCCGCACCGAATCACGGTGGGGGCTCTATCACGAACGTGCGGATCTGCCGCAGCGCGACGATAACGAGTGGCGCTATCACCTGAATCTGCGCAAGAACTCCGACGGCGCGATGGAATTCCTGAAGCGGCCGGTGGCGCCGTATCTGGTACCGGTGCCCGGTCTCGATGACCTGCCGTCGACAGACACCACCGTGGTCCCGGTGGCGCAGCCGGAACTCATCGGTGGGCGCGCACCCGCCGATGCACCGCGCACCGCCCGCACATCGACGACACCGCCGTCACCACGACTGGTCAGCCTGCTGGCCCTGGATTCGCCTACGGTGCAGGACCTTTCGACCTATCTGTCCGATGCCGATGCCGGTGTTCGAGTGGCAGCGCTGTCGGTGCTGACCGAGAACACCCCCGAGGGATTCACATCGGTATTGATCGACGCGCTCGGCGATGACGCGGCATCCGTTCGCGCGGCGGCCGCGGCGAGTCTGCGCGAACTCGTGGAGGTGCTTCCCGATTCGACCGGCCTCGCCGATCGACTCGACTCCCCCGACCCGGTCGTCCGGGCGACCGTCGTGGATCTGCTGCGCGCGCTGCGAGCCGGAACAGCGGCGCAATTCGTCGTGGCACTGACCGATTCGGATCATCGGGTGCGCATCGAGGCGGTGCGGGCTCTGGTGTCGCTCGACGACTGGCAGGCGGTCTCGTCGGCGGCGACCGATGAGAACCGAGAGGTGCGCATTGCCGTCGCGCACGGGTTGTCGGCGATCGGCGGGCAGGGCACCGAAACCGCGCGCGCCCTTGCCGAGGATCCGGACCCGCTCGTGCGTGCCGCCGCCTTGGCAGCCTTCGCGAATCTCGGTGTCGCACAAGATGACACGGCGCTACTTGTCGGCGCGCTCGCACACTCTGCCTGGCAGGTCCGGGTGGGTGCCGCGCGGGGTCTCGCGGGCGCGGACCCCGATTTCGGCGTCAGCCCGCTTTCCGAAGCCTTGCACGATCCGCACCTCGATGTGCGCAAGGCGGCAGTATTGTCGCTGGCCACTTGGCCGCACAGCGGGGCGGCACAGGATGCGCTGAAGCTGGCGATCGATGACACCGATGCGGACGTGCGTGCGTATGCGCGCCGCGCGTTGGACAGTGCACGCCCGCTGTCGTAG
- a CDS encoding ABC transporter ATP-binding protein — protein MTTTTAPATPTTTGMRLSLDGIRIAYGGKTVLENLELAIAPGEILVVVGKSGCGKSTLLRAIAGLRKPDQGVIRADGIAVTGPSADRALVFQDDALLPWRTVRQNIELALQLRKVPRAERKTSARHWVEEVGLTGYADYLPRDLSGGMRQRVQLARSLAGSPRSVLMDEPFGALDTQTRTTMQRLLIDTWRAHPTTVVFVTHDLDEALLLGDRIAVLGGGVLHTLVDVPEPRTPADRRSVKAEILEKL, from the coding sequence ATGACCACGACAACCGCACCCGCCACCCCGACCACAACCGGAATGCGGTTGAGCCTGGACGGAATTCGCATCGCCTACGGCGGCAAAACGGTGCTCGAGAACCTGGAGCTGGCCATCGCGCCCGGCGAAATACTGGTCGTGGTCGGCAAATCCGGCTGCGGCAAGTCGACGCTGCTGCGGGCGATCGCCGGACTGCGCAAGCCGGACCAGGGCGTGATCCGCGCCGACGGCATAGCGGTGACCGGACCATCCGCCGACCGCGCCCTGGTCTTCCAGGACGATGCGCTGCTGCCGTGGCGCACCGTGCGCCAGAACATCGAGCTTGCACTGCAATTGCGCAAGGTGCCGCGCGCCGAACGCAAAACGAGCGCCCGGCATTGGGTGGAGGAGGTCGGACTCACCGGCTACGCCGATTATCTCCCGCGCGATCTCTCCGGCGGCATGCGGCAGCGAGTCCAGTTGGCGCGCAGTCTCGCCGGATCGCCGCGCTCGGTGCTGATGGACGAACCGTTCGGCGCGCTCGACACCCAGACCCGGACAACCATGCAGCGCTTGCTGATCGACACCTGGCGCGCCCACCCCACCACCGTCGTATTCGTCACCCATGACCTGGACGAGGCGCTGCTGCTCGGCGACCGCATCGCGGTACTCGGCGGCGGCGTGCTGCACACCCTGGTCGATGTGCCCGAGCCCCGCACACCGGCGGATCGCCGGTCGGTGAAGGCCGAAATCCTGGAGAAGTTGTGA
- a CDS encoding ABC transporter permease encodes MTASRSDTLTGGGRETGGRSAALAGPAVADETAEVRGSSVWRTRVLQVTSVATAIGLWQLLTANNVRWWLRFDTLPTVTEIIREFGKQLQSDQFYVDVAQSLIRILTGFGLAAVVGVVAGIGLGRSGLFAAVLGPLTELARPIPAIALVPVAILLFPSDESGIVFITFMASLFPVLVSTRHAVRALPTIWEDALRTLGASRTDVLARVVFPGILPGVFSGLSVGMGVAWICLISAEMISGRLGIGYRTWQAYTIVDYPAVFVGMITIGILGFGTSGIVELAGRRITRWLPREVAE; translated from the coding sequence ATGACAGCATCGCGCAGCGATACGTTGACCGGTGGTGGCCGGGAGACGGGCGGGCGTTCCGCGGCCCTCGCCGGCCCCGCCGTGGCCGACGAAACCGCCGAGGTGCGTGGGAGTTCCGTATGGCGCACCCGAGTGCTCCAGGTAACGTCGGTCGCGACAGCGATCGGACTGTGGCAGCTGCTCACCGCCAATAATGTGCGGTGGTGGCTGCGCTTCGACACGCTGCCGACGGTCACCGAGATCATCCGCGAATTCGGCAAGCAGCTGCAGTCGGACCAGTTCTATGTCGATGTCGCGCAATCGCTGATCCGTATTCTCACCGGATTCGGGCTCGCGGCCGTGGTCGGTGTGGTCGCGGGCATCGGTCTCGGCCGCTCCGGACTCTTCGCCGCGGTGCTCGGACCGCTCACCGAATTGGCGCGGCCGATTCCGGCCATCGCGCTGGTGCCGGTGGCGATTCTGCTGTTCCCGAGCGACGAATCGGGCATCGTCTTCATCACCTTCATGGCATCGCTGTTCCCGGTGCTGGTCAGTACCCGGCACGCGGTACGCGCCCTGCCGACCATCTGGGAGGACGCACTGCGCACCCTGGGCGCATCGCGCACCGATGTCCTTGCGCGAGTGGTATTTCCGGGCATCCTGCCCGGCGTATTCAGCGGCCTGTCGGTGGGCATGGGCGTTGCATGGATCTGCCTCATCTCGGCCGAGATGATCTCCGGGCGGCTCGGCATCGGCTACCGAACCTGGCAGGCCTACACCATCGTCGATTATCCGGCGGTATTCGTCGGCATGATCACCATCGGCATCCTCGGCTTCGGCACCTCCGGAATCGTGGAATTGGCCGGACGTCGGATCACCCGCTGGCTGCCGAGGGAGGTCGCCGAATGA